A genomic segment from Synergistaceae bacterium encodes:
- a CDS encoding WG repeat-containing protein: MGREKSRYRIVGVAALAFLVFLASDFLGGAEAREVRIFVDFEYADAREFSEGLAAVKSNDQWGYIDLTGRVAVSFEYRVPDVGPFSEGVAFVGDRFIDVRGNPVFDGKTFEQASSFSEGLSAVQTNGQWGFIDPNGRFAIPSSYEGAGDFSGGMAPVKKDGLWGYIDIRGRMLIEPRFVRAGAFSRAGKAENYLAPVELEGKIGYIDRSGRFVVRPTYDEGGRFSNALAPVCGSWNRNDWGYINAAGKEIIPRRFHGAGFFNDGLAPVATNARWGYIDLTGKLEIAALYDNARPFSEGAAAVERDGKWGYIRVK, encoded by the coding sequence ATGGGTCGAGAAAAATCGAGGTACCGTATAGTAGGTGTGGCCGCGTTGGCGTTTTTGGTGTTTTTGGCAAGTGACTTCTTGGGAGGCGCGGAGGCGCGAGAGGTCCGTATTTTTGTTGATTTTGAATACGCCGACGCCAGGGAATTCAGCGAAGGACTAGCCGCCGTGAAGTCAAATGACCAGTGGGGCTACATTGATCTCACGGGGCGAGTTGCCGTTTCCTTCGAGTATCGTGTTCCCGACGTGGGGCCTTTTTCCGAAGGAGTCGCTTTCGTGGGCGACCGTTTTATCGATGTTCGAGGGAACCCCGTTTTCGATGGGAAAACTTTCGAGCAGGCGTCTTCTTTTTCTGAGGGACTGTCCGCTGTCCAAACCAACGGACAGTGGGGGTTCATCGACCCCAATGGGAGATTCGCCATTCCCTCCAGCTATGAGGGCGCGGGAGATTTTTCCGGCGGTATGGCTCCCGTCAAAAAGGACGGGTTGTGGGGCTACATTGACATCCGGGGCCGTATGCTGATTGAGCCGCGTTTTGTCCGAGCCGGAGCTTTCAGTCGGGCGGGCAAGGCAGAGAATTACTTAGCTCCGGTGGAACTGGAGGGAAAGATCGGGTACATTGATCGATCTGGCCGTTTCGTGGTGCGGCCCACCTACGACGAGGGAGGGAGGTTTAGCAACGCCCTGGCCCCCGTTTGTGGTTCCTGGAACAGAAACGATTGGGGCTACATCAACGCCGCCGGCAAGGAAATCATTCCGAGGCGGTTTCATGGGGCGGGCTTCTTTAATGACGGCCTCGCTCCCGTTGCCACGAATGCCCGGTGGGGCTACATCGATCTGACAGGAAAGTTGGAGATTGCGGCGCTCTACGACAACGCGCGACCCTTCAGCGAGGGAGCGGCCGCCGTAGAGCGCGACGGGAAATGGGGCTATATCCGGGTGAAATAG